A window from Pokkaliibacter sp. MBI-7 encodes these proteins:
- a CDS encoding DUF971 domain-containing protein produces the protein MAARPVEIKLHKRSKTLELVYAGNQRYVLSAEYLRIHSPSAEVRGHGRGQEKLQTGKINVGINGMEPSGQYAVKIVFDDGHDSGLFTWDYLHELCTHQAEYWQQYLHRLEQAKASRDPHESVVKLMG, from the coding sequence ATGGCGGCACGTCCTGTCGAAATCAAACTGCACAAACGTTCCAAGACGCTTGAACTGGTCTATGCCGGTAATCAGCGCTATGTGCTGAGTGCCGAATACCTGCGGATACATTCGCCGTCAGCAGAAGTACGGGGGCACGGGCGCGGGCAGGAAAAGCTGCAGACCGGCAAGATCAATGTGGGTATCAATGGCATGGAGCCCAGTGGCCAGTATGCAGTGAAGATCGTGTTTGATGACGGCCATGATTCTGGCCTGTTCACCTGGGACTATCTGCATGAGCTCTGCACCCATCAGGCCGAATACTGGCAGCAGTATCTGCACAGGCTGGAGCAGGCCAAGGCCTCGCGTGACCCTCATGAAAGTGTGGTCAAGCTGATGGGTTAA
- the ilvD gene encoding dihydroxy-acid dehydratase produces MPAYRSKTSTAGRNMAGARALWRATGMKDDDFQKPIIAVVNSFTQFVPGHVHLKDLGQLVAREIEKAGGVAKEFNTIAIDDGIAMGHDGMLYSLPSRDIIADSVEYMVNGHCADAMVCISNCDKITPGMLMAAMRLNIPVIFVSGGPMEAGKTKLSEHKLDLVDAMVIAADPNADDEKVNEYERSACPTCGSCSGMFTANSMNCLAEALGLALPGNGTVVATHADRRRLFEEAGQRIVELAKRYYEKEEKVLPRDICTFETFENAMTLDIAMGGSTNTILHILAIAREAEVEFNLSHIDKLSHKVPQLCKVAPNTQKYHIEDVHRAGGIMGILGELDRAGLLHTQQPTVHSASMKDALDAWDIMRNPSPEVKEFYRAGPAGIPTQVAFSQNTRWNSLDGDRAQGCIRSLEHAFSREGGLAVLFGNIALDGCVVKTAGVDESILVFEGPAHITESQDEAVRNILDDKVKSGDVVIVRYEGPKGGPGMQEMLYPTSYIKSKGLGKHCALLTDGRFSGGTSGLSIGHVSPEAAAGGAIGLVQNGDMIRIDIPNRRIDVLLSDEELASRRAAMDAKGKDGWKPAAPRPRKVTPALKAYALLATSADKGAVRDLSQLD; encoded by the coding sequence ATGCCCGCCTATCGTTCCAAAACGTCTACCGCCGGCCGCAATATGGCCGGTGCTCGTGCCCTGTGGCGTGCCACCGGCATGAAAGATGACGACTTCCAGAAGCCCATCATCGCCGTGGTCAACTCCTTCACTCAGTTCGTGCCTGGCCATGTGCATCTGAAAGATCTGGGTCAGCTGGTTGCACGGGAAATCGAAAAAGCTGGTGGGGTAGCTAAGGAATTCAATACCATCGCTATCGATGACGGTATCGCCATGGGTCACGACGGCATGCTGTACTCGCTGCCCTCACGCGACATCATCGCCGACTCGGTGGAATACATGGTCAACGGCCACTGTGCCGATGCCATGGTCTGTATCTCCAACTGCGACAAGATCACCCCCGGAATGCTGATGGCGGCCATGCGCCTTAACATCCCGGTCATCTTCGTCTCCGGTGGTCCGATGGAAGCTGGCAAAACCAAACTGTCTGAACACAAGCTGGATCTGGTCGATGCCATGGTCATTGCCGCTGACCCCAATGCCGATGATGAAAAGGTCAATGAATACGAGCGTTCCGCCTGCCCTACCTGCGGCTCCTGCTCAGGCATGTTCACAGCCAACTCGATGAACTGTCTGGCTGAAGCACTGGGTCTGGCCCTGCCCGGTAACGGCACCGTGGTCGCTACTCATGCCGATCGCCGTCGCCTGTTTGAAGAAGCAGGACAACGCATTGTCGAGCTGGCCAAGCGCTACTACGAGAAGGAAGAAAAGGTCCTGCCACGCGACATCTGTACCTTTGAAACCTTTGAAAATGCGATGACCCTCGATATCGCCATGGGCGGTTCCACCAACACCATCCTGCACATTCTGGCCATCGCCCGTGAAGCTGAAGTGGAGTTCAACCTGAGCCACATCGATAAGCTGTCACACAAGGTACCACAGCTGTGTAAAGTCGCGCCTAACACCCAGAAATACCACATCGAAGACGTCCACCGTGCCGGTGGCATCATGGGTATTCTCGGCGAACTGGACCGTGCCGGTCTGCTGCACACCCAGCAGCCCACTGTGCACAGTGCCAGCATGAAAGACGCTCTCGATGCCTGGGACATCATGCGTAACCCCAGCCCTGAAGTGAAAGAGTTCTACCGCGCTGGCCCTGCAGGGATCCCCACGCAGGTGGCTTTCAGCCAGAACACCCGCTGGAACAGTCTGGACGGCGACCGTGCTCAGGGCTGCATCCGTTCACTCGAACACGCCTTCTCCAGAGAAGGTGGTCTGGCCGTGTTGTTCGGTAACATTGCGCTGGACGGCTGTGTGGTCAAAACCGCTGGTGTGGATGAGTCCATTCTGGTCTTTGAAGGCCCGGCTCACATCACTGAGTCGCAGGATGAAGCAGTACGTAATATCCTCGATGACAAGGTCAAATCCGGTGACGTGGTCATCGTCCGCTACGAAGGCCCGAAAGGCGGCCCGGGTATGCAGGAAATGCTCTACCCCACCTCCTACATCAAGTCCAAAGGGCTGGGCAAGCATTGCGCGCTGCTGACTGATGGTCGCTTCTCTGGCGGCACCTCTGGTCTGTCCATCGGCCACGTGTCTCCTGAAGCCGCTGCCGGTGGTGCCATTGGTCTGGTGCAGAACGGCGACATGATCCGTATCGACATCCCCAACCGTCGCATTGATGTACTGCTGAGCGATGAAGAGCTGGCCAGCCGCCGTGCAGCCATGGATGCCAAGGGCAAGGACGGCTGGAAACCCGCTGCCCCTCGCCCACGTAAGGTAACGCCCGCGCTGAAGGCCTACGCCCTGCTGGCGACCAGTGCTGACAAGGGCGCTGTGCGCGACCTGTCACAGCTGGACTGA
- the hslU gene encoding ATP-dependent protease ATPase subunit HslU: MSMTPREIVHELDKHIIGQHEAKRAVAIALRNRWRRMQLPVEQRAEITPKNILMIGPTGVGKTEIARRLAKLANAPFLKVEATKFTEVGYVGRDVESIIRDLADAAIKMLREQEMQKVQDRALDAAEDRILDALLPAARNDNPFEQGSAKPADNHTRQVFRKKLREGELDDKEIDIQVADSPMGVEIMAPPGMEEMTSQLQNLFSNMGNQRSKSRRMKVKDALKKVQEEEAASLIKEDDIKARAVEMVEQNGIVFIDEIDKVAKRGETSGADVSREGVQRDLLPLIEGCTVNTKQGMIKTDHILFIASGAFHLSKPSDLIPELQGRLPIRVELNALTPEDFARILTEPSFSLTEQYQALLGTEGVQLRFEDSGIQRMAELAFQVNEQTENIGARRLHTLMERLLEEVSYTSGDNQDEVVVDAAYVDRYLGSLAKNQDLSQYIL; the protein is encoded by the coding sequence ATGTCCATGACCCCACGTGAAATCGTCCATGAGCTGGACAAGCACATTATCGGCCAGCACGAAGCCAAACGTGCCGTAGCGATTGCGCTGCGCAACCGCTGGCGCCGTATGCAGCTGCCGGTCGAGCAGCGGGCAGAAATCACCCCGAAGAATATTCTGATGATCGGCCCCACCGGTGTCGGCAAGACCGAAATTGCCCGCCGCCTGGCAAAGCTGGCCAATGCGCCTTTCCTCAAGGTAGAAGCCACTAAGTTCACCGAAGTCGGTTACGTCGGTCGCGATGTGGAATCCATCATCCGTGATCTGGCTGATGCCGCGATCAAGATGCTGCGTGAACAGGAAATGCAGAAGGTGCAGGATCGTGCACTGGATGCCGCTGAAGATCGCATTCTGGATGCCCTGCTGCCTGCGGCGCGTAACGATAATCCGTTTGAGCAGGGCAGTGCTAAGCCTGCCGATAACCATACCCGTCAGGTGTTTCGCAAGAAGCTGCGTGAAGGGGAGCTGGATGACAAGGAAATCGACATTCAGGTGGCTGACAGCCCCATGGGCGTCGAAATCATGGCTCCGCCCGGCATGGAAGAAATGACCAGCCAGTTGCAGAACCTGTTCTCCAACATGGGCAATCAGCGCAGTAAAAGCCGTCGCATGAAGGTCAAGGATGCCCTGAAAAAAGTACAGGAAGAAGAAGCAGCCAGTCTGATCAAGGAAGATGACATCAAAGCTCGCGCGGTGGAGATGGTCGAGCAGAACGGCATCGTCTTTATCGACGAAATCGATAAGGTCGCCAAGCGCGGTGAAACCAGCGGTGCGGACGTGTCACGTGAAGGTGTCCAGCGTGATCTGCTGCCACTGATCGAAGGCTGCACAGTGAACACCAAACAGGGCATGATCAAGACTGACCATATCCTGTTTATCGCCTCCGGTGCCTTCCACCTGTCCAAGCCATCAGATCTGATCCCGGAGCTGCAGGGTCGTCTGCCTATTCGCGTTGAGCTGAATGCCCTTACCCCTGAAGACTTCGCCCGTATCCTGACCGAGCCCAGTTTCTCACTAACCGAGCAGTATCAGGCACTGCTGGGCACGGAGGGCGTCCAGCTGCGTTTTGAGGACAGCGGTATCCAGCGCATGGCTGAACTGGCCTTCCAGGTCAACGAGCAAACCGAAAACATCGGTGCCCGCCGCCTGCACACACTGATGGAACGACTGCTGGAAGAGGTGTCCTACACGTCCGGTGATAATCAGGACGAAGTGGTAGTGGATGCTGCCTATGTCGACCGCTATCTGGGCAGTCTGGCCAAGAACCAGGATCTGAGCCAGTACATCCTGTAA
- a CDS encoding MBL fold metallo-hydrolase has translation MRYRIIPVTPFQQNCTLVWCDDSMEGALIDPGGDSQRLLAAVREEGVTLTKILLTHGHLDHVGATGELAGSQSLPIEGPHQADRFWIDALPQQAQMFGFPPSQPFQPDRWLEQGDTVSVGKESLQVLHCPGHTPGHVVFYHQPSRWAQVGDVLFKGSIGRTDFPGGDHQTLLDAIRNNLFLLGDDVSFVPGHGPMSTLGEERRSNPFVSGRMG, from the coding sequence CTGCGTTATCGCATTATTCCGGTTACTCCCTTCCAACAGAACTGCACCCTGGTGTGGTGCGATGACTCTATGGAAGGTGCGCTGATTGACCCTGGTGGCGACAGCCAGCGCCTGCTGGCAGCCGTCAGGGAAGAAGGCGTTACCCTGACCAAAATTCTGCTGACACATGGTCACCTTGACCATGTGGGCGCTACCGGCGAGCTGGCTGGCAGCCAGTCGCTGCCCATTGAAGGCCCACATCAGGCGGATCGCTTCTGGATTGATGCCCTGCCACAGCAGGCTCAGATGTTTGGCTTCCCGCCCAGTCAGCCGTTCCAGCCTGACCGCTGGCTGGAGCAGGGCGATACCGTCAGCGTCGGTAAGGAGAGCCTGCAGGTACTGCACTGCCCCGGCCATACTCCCGGCCACGTGGTGTTCTATCATCAGCCCAGCCGCTGGGCACAGGTAGGGGATGTACTGTTCAAAGGCTCCATCGGCCGCACCGATTTTCCCGGTGGCGATCACCAGACCCTGCTGGATGCCATCCGCAATAACCTGTTCCTGCTCGGTGATGATGTCAGCTTCGTCCCGGGCCATGGCCCCATGTCGACACTGGGCGAAGAACGCCGCAGCAATCCTTTCGTTTCCGGGCGCATGGGTTGA
- a CDS encoding EAL domain-containing protein: protein MPKASPPYRSALTIAISYALLSTLWILFSDTLVQQWSSDTEVVMTLQRYKGLLFVLISALYLFYLSLRFLQDLDHSRKRLGSYAIKLDNLLQRLPEGLFEVSSEGKVLLHNRHLSTLLALGEEDLHGHSIWPLLPECDATDYLRDKVSHLLSGAPTLPRPVLLPMPDQRILELTWGPLQDASQQLSGWFGVIVDISARVRQQDQLTLHASVFDNASEGHLICTEEGRILAANSACQTLLEAEEPLLGQAVSPLIAASWPSFSALLKEVGGVGEWQGECELEPLNHQRLPVNLRLRQIELSQISGYCYLLTFSDLRTLKQSEQRISRLTQYDPLTGLPNRQQLEQFMATYLRAETGTCCTLCYLDIDRYRQLRDNLGPQAGNQLVRIMARRLSNALSDDDLLFRYGDDDFIVLLRFVGDSEEQVIKRAEALRLCSLHPISLQGMDVHLSLSQGLSRFPQDGDSLDSLLQKAMLAQSQVRVEGGNGYYLYNLSRSHEAMTPIRLENDLRQSIGTDELYPVFQPQVDLCTGAVTGMELLARWRHPQDGPVPPLRFIPLAEESELIDQISIHLLRKAIEYWPAWQAISPTPMTLSFNLAPALLLRDAFLHFLNEEQENGRISPQWLRFEITENRFIDDSAVLARLYHLNRQGYAIIMDDFGTGYSSLGRLKDLPLQALKIDRTFVHDALQSTNDQAIIISTLSLATHLGLDVIAEGVETTEQAQWLRQQGCPKAQGYLFSAPLPADQLGSYLQQQLRLDPSCAPE from the coding sequence ATGCCTAAGGCATCCCCTCCCTATCGTTCCGCCCTGACCATCGCCATCAGCTATGCGCTACTCAGTACCCTGTGGATCTTGTTTTCTGACACTCTGGTGCAGCAGTGGAGCAGCGATACCGAAGTCGTCATGACACTGCAGCGCTACAAGGGGCTGCTGTTTGTACTGATCTCGGCACTGTATTTGTTTTACCTCAGCCTGCGCTTTCTGCAGGATCTCGATCACAGCCGCAAGCGCCTCGGCAGTTACGCCATCAAACTGGATAATCTGCTGCAGCGCTTGCCCGAGGGTCTGTTTGAAGTCAGTAGCGAGGGGAAGGTGCTGCTGCATAACCGCCACCTCAGCACCTTGCTGGCACTGGGCGAAGAGGATCTGCATGGTCACAGCATCTGGCCACTGCTGCCTGAATGCGACGCCACCGACTATCTGCGTGATAAAGTCAGCCATCTGCTGAGTGGCGCCCCCACCTTACCCCGGCCTGTGCTGCTGCCGATGCCTGACCAGCGTATTCTGGAACTGACCTGGGGGCCACTGCAGGATGCCAGTCAGCAGCTCAGTGGCTGGTTTGGTGTGATCGTCGATATCAGCGCCAGAGTGCGCCAGCAGGATCAACTGACTCTGCATGCCAGCGTTTTTGACAATGCCAGCGAAGGGCACCTGATCTGTACCGAAGAGGGCCGGATTCTGGCCGCCAACAGCGCCTGCCAGACCCTGCTGGAAGCTGAAGAGCCCTTACTTGGTCAGGCGGTTTCCCCTCTGATTGCTGCCAGCTGGCCTTCGTTCTCAGCACTGTTAAAGGAAGTAGGCGGTGTCGGCGAATGGCAGGGCGAATGTGAACTGGAGCCACTCAATCATCAGCGTCTGCCGGTCAATCTGCGCCTGCGCCAGATCGAACTGAGCCAGATCAGTGGCTACTGCTATCTGCTGACCTTCAGCGACCTGCGCACACTCAAGCAGTCAGAGCAACGCATCAGCCGGCTGACCCAGTACGACCCCCTGACGGGCCTGCCCAATCGCCAGCAGCTGGAACAGTTCATGGCTACCTATCTGCGGGCGGAAACCGGTACCTGCTGTACTCTGTGTTATCTGGATATCGATCGCTATCGCCAGCTGCGTGACAACCTTGGCCCACAGGCCGGCAACCAGCTGGTACGGATCATGGCACGCCGCCTCTCCAACGCGCTCAGCGATGACGACCTGCTGTTTCGCTACGGTGATGATGACTTTATCGTGCTGCTGCGGTTTGTCGGTGACAGCGAGGAGCAGGTGATCAAGCGCGCAGAAGCCTTGCGCCTGTGCAGCCTGCACCCCATTTCCCTGCAGGGTATGGACGTCCATCTCAGCCTGAGTCAGGGCCTGAGCCGTTTTCCACAGGATGGCGACAGCCTCGACAGCCTGCTGCAGAAAGCCATGCTGGCGCAGTCGCAGGTCCGGGTGGAAGGAGGCAACGGCTACTATCTGTACAACCTCAGCCGCAGTCATGAGGCCATGACGCCGATCCGGCTGGAAAACGATCTGCGCCAGAGTATCGGCACCGATGAACTCTATCCGGTATTCCAGCCGCAGGTGGATTTGTGCACAGGCGCGGTGACCGGTATGGAGCTGCTGGCACGCTGGCGCCATCCACAGGATGGTCCGGTTCCCCCGCTGCGCTTCATTCCGCTGGCGGAGGAAAGCGAGCTGATCGACCAGATCAGCATCCATCTGCTACGCAAGGCCATTGAATACTGGCCCGCCTGGCAGGCCATCAGCCCGACCCCTATGACCCTCAGTTTCAATCTGGCACCCGCATTGCTGCTGCGCGATGCCTTTCTGCACTTTCTCAATGAGGAACAGGAAAACGGCCGCATCAGTCCGCAGTGGCTGCGTTTTGAGATCACCGAGAATCGCTTTATCGACGACAGTGCGGTACTTGCCCGCCTGTATCACCTTAACCGGCAGGGCTACGCCATCATCATGGATGATTTCGGCACCGGCTACTCGTCGCTTGGCCGTCTGAAAGACCTGCCACTGCAGGCGCTGAAGATAGATCGCACCTTCGTGCATGATGCCCTGCAGAGCACTAACGATCAGGCCATCATCATTTCCACCCTGTCGCTGGCCACCCATCTGGGCCTCGACGTGATCGCTGAAGGGGTGGAAACCACCGAGCAGGCGCAGTGGCTGCGTCAGCAGGGCTGCCCCAAAGCACAGGGCTACCTGTTCTCCGCACCGCTACCGGCGGACCAGCTGGGCAGTTATCTGCAGCAGCAACTGCGTCTCGACCCGAGCTGTGCGCCAGAGTAG
- a CDS encoding SCP2 sterol-binding domain-containing protein, with translation MFRPLHEALLAAFEGRLNALLQRDESSLERIRRHAGQTLALHIQGLPSAYITLTSVGLRLQQEFTGQADTEVHTSLATLMANLAEQRPAAASGMRIDGNLALPETLQQVALQLDPDWEGWAAEFIGDVPAHALGTTLAKGWQWLQRSRGDLHLDVQEYLQEEIRLLPSRLEIDDWIDDLHHTQLQLDRLEARLARLT, from the coding sequence ATGTTTCGCCCTTTGCATGAAGCTTTGCTGGCTGCCTTCGAAGGGCGTCTGAACGCCTTGCTGCAGCGTGATGAGAGCAGTCTTGAACGCATCCGACGCCACGCCGGACAAACCCTGGCCCTGCATATCCAGGGATTACCGAGCGCCTACATTACCCTGACCAGCGTAGGCCTGCGTCTGCAACAGGAATTCACCGGTCAGGCCGACACCGAGGTGCACACCAGCTTGGCCACCCTGATGGCTAATCTGGCCGAGCAACGCCCCGCCGCCGCCAGTGGTATGCGTATTGACGGTAATCTGGCCCTGCCGGAAACCCTGCAGCAGGTCGCCCTGCAGCTGGATCCTGACTGGGAAGGCTGGGCCGCCGAGTTTATCGGTGATGTCCCGGCTCATGCGCTGGGGACTACGCTGGCTAAAGGCTGGCAGTGGCTGCAGCGCAGCCGCGGTGATCTGCATCTGGATGTGCAGGAATACCTGCAGGAAGAAATTCGTCTGCTGCCCAGTCGTCTGGAGATTGATGACTGGATCGACGATCTGCATCACACCCAGCTGCAACTGGACCGGCTGGAAGCCCGTCTGGCCAGACTGACTTGA
- the ubiE gene encoding bifunctional demethylmenaquinone methyltransferase/2-methoxy-6-polyprenyl-1,4-benzoquinol methylase UbiE, with the protein MSEKDQASLSDHAAKQSQEGTTHFGYQQVAVEDKVRKVADVFHSVAGKYDLMNDLMSGGIHRLWKRYTINRSSVRRGHKVLDIAGGTGDLTLKFSQLVGPSGKVVLADINDSMLNVGRDKLTNRGAVGNIEYVQANAEYLPFPDNTFDVITIAFGLRNVTDKDKALASMARVLKPGGRLLVLEFSKTTNPLMSKAYDTYSFTLLPLMGQLVAGDAESYRYLAESIRMHPDQETLKGMMENAGLVRVEYENLTSGIVALHTGIKP; encoded by the coding sequence ATGAGCGAGAAGGATCAAGCCTCTCTTTCCGACCACGCCGCCAAGCAGTCCCAGGAAGGTACCACCCACTTTGGTTATCAGCAGGTCGCGGTGGAAGACAAGGTGCGCAAGGTTGCCGACGTATTCCACTCCGTCGCCGGCAAGTACGATCTGATGAACGACCTCATGTCAGGTGGCATCCACCGCCTGTGGAAACGCTACACCATCAATCGCAGCAGCGTGCGCCGTGGCCACAAGGTACTGGATATCGCCGGTGGCACAGGCGATCTGACCCTCAAGTTCAGCCAGCTGGTGGGCCCCAGTGGCAAGGTGGTACTGGCCGATATCAACGACTCCATGCTCAATGTCGGCCGTGACAAGCTGACCAACCGCGGCGCTGTTGGCAACATCGAGTATGTACAGGCCAACGCCGAATACCTGCCCTTCCCCGATAACACCTTCGACGTCATTACCATTGCCTTTGGCCTGCGCAACGTCACCGACAAGGACAAGGCACTGGCCTCCATGGCCCGAGTCCTGAAACCCGGCGGCCGCCTGCTGGTTCTGGAGTTCTCCAAGACCACCAATCCGCTGATGAGCAAAGCGTACGACACCTACTCCTTCACCCTGCTGCCGCTGATGGGTCAGCTTGTCGCTGGCGATGCCGAATCCTATCGCTATCTGGCCGAGTCGATTCGTATGCACCCCGATCAGGAAACCCTGAAAGGCATGATGGAGAACGCCGGTCTGGTGCGGGTTGAATATGAAAACCTGACCAGCGGTATCGTCGCCCTGCACACCGGCATCAAACCCTGA
- a CDS encoding methyl-accepting chemotaxis protein → MIQTLTHIYKTVEKALFFTLTRKLVGNLGFIFLVTSLPLAYWLLWGSLDLQGISSEQQQLIRTWQDQRFGALIGLNLLVCVGIGLYMRHLFLHPIQHMIDVLSAIEEKNGDISASLPSFTYDEISLMAERYNHFSDNLKEVIDKVRSRSVTLSQEATRVRKVVLSSGEAMASLQHAAGVLYQESEKSTRAVQEIAVHTGSISSKTTETISKVGVAASELSRTSAEIEQAHSLIDRFQQTVLQLQDNSEQIKRILAMVNEFADQTNLLALNAAIEAARAGEHGRGFAVVADEVRSLSQQVGKATQDIHGYITHMGELVEHTREECDDIQRRIGSARGVVVHTCDDFAVMQEDFRRTHQEIIEINQAVESVSAVNEVLFQRVTEIQSLADHTSDAMQQARGFTQQLTGTTEETQQYLSRYQIGRGGFEKVLQESRHFRDQVQAQLQQLASQGVELFDQQYQAINQSEPRKYRTRYSDQLASVLPPLYDAYLKAHPGFIYSIAVDSKGYAPAHHAHVSQPLTGDAQQDNLKSRHQRIFNGSEEERRRAGNTQPFLLQTFIRDTGEVMNDLSLPIYVNNRHWGAMIFGMGSEILAS, encoded by the coding sequence GTGATCCAGACGTTGACACATATCTATAAGACCGTAGAAAAAGCGCTGTTCTTCACCCTTACCCGCAAACTGGTCGGGAATCTTGGTTTCATCTTTCTGGTCACCAGCCTGCCACTGGCGTACTGGCTGCTGTGGGGCAGCCTTGATCTGCAAGGCATCAGCAGCGAGCAGCAACAGCTGATCAGAACCTGGCAGGATCAGCGCTTTGGCGCCCTGATCGGGCTCAATCTGCTGGTTTGTGTCGGCATTGGCCTGTACATGCGTCATCTGTTTCTGCATCCCATCCAGCACATGATTGATGTGCTGTCGGCCATTGAGGAGAAGAACGGAGATATATCGGCCAGCCTGCCATCGTTCACCTACGACGAAATCAGCCTGATGGCTGAGCGTTACAACCATTTCTCCGACAACCTCAAGGAAGTCATCGACAAGGTGCGCAGCCGCAGTGTCACCCTGTCGCAGGAGGCAACCCGGGTGCGCAAGGTGGTGCTGAGCAGTGGCGAGGCGATGGCCAGCCTGCAGCACGCGGCGGGCGTGCTCTATCAGGAAAGCGAGAAGTCGACCCGGGCGGTGCAGGAGATCGCCGTGCACACCGGCAGTATTTCCAGCAAGACCACCGAGACCATCAGTAAGGTCGGCGTAGCAGCCAGTGAACTGTCCCGCACCAGTGCCGAGATCGAGCAGGCCCATAGTCTGATCGACCGTTTCCAGCAGACGGTCCTGCAGTTGCAGGACAACTCCGAACAGATCAAGCGCATTCTGGCCATGGTCAATGAGTTTGCTGACCAGACCAATCTGCTGGCCCTGAATGCGGCCATTGAGGCAGCACGGGCTGGTGAGCATGGGCGTGGTTTTGCCGTGGTGGCCGATGAGGTCCGCAGCCTGTCACAGCAGGTAGGCAAGGCGACGCAGGATATTCATGGCTATATCACGCACATGGGCGAGCTGGTGGAACACACCCGGGAGGAGTGTGATGACATTCAGCGCCGAATTGGCAGTGCACGCGGTGTGGTGGTGCATACCTGTGACGACTTTGCGGTGATGCAGGAGGATTTTCGCCGTACCCATCAGGAAATCATCGAGATCAATCAGGCGGTGGAATCTGTCTCAGCGGTCAACGAGGTGCTGTTCCAGCGGGTGACGGAGATTCAGAGTCTGGCTGATCACACCTCGGACGCCATGCAGCAGGCCAGAGGCTTTACCCAGCAGCTCACCGGAACGACCGAGGAAACTCAGCAATATCTGTCCCGCTATCAGATCGGCCGCGGCGGCTTCGAGAAGGTGCTACAGGAGTCCCGTCATTTCCGCGATCAGGTACAGGCACAGCTGCAACAGCTGGCCAGTCAGGGAGTGGAGTTGTTTGATCAGCAATATCAGGCCATCAATCAGAGCGAGCCCCGCAAGTATCGCACCCGCTACAGCGACCAGCTTGCCAGCGTGCTGCCCCCTCTGTATGACGCTTATCTCAAGGCGCATCCCGGCTTTATCTATAGCATTGCCGTCGACAGTAAGGGCTATGCCCCTGCGCATCATGCCCATGTGTCGCAACCGCTGACAGGCGATGCCCAGCAGGACAACCTCAAGAGCCGTCATCAGCGCATCTTCAATGGCAGTGAGGAAGAGCGGCGACGGGCAGGCAATACCCAGCCCTTCCTGCTGCAGACGTTTATCCGTGACACCGGGGAAGTGATGAATGACCTGTCGCTGCCCATCTACGTCAACAATCGCCATTGGGGGGCGATGATCTTCGGCATGGGCAGTGAGATTCTGGCGAGCTGA
- a CDS encoding Crp/Fnr family transcriptional regulator, giving the protein MAKQVQLFQQQIQDLVGREVLQTSALIEVPPGKSLFQKGERCTQFLLVVAGSVKVYGETPAGREVVLYHIGAGESCVLTTSCLLGDRHYPAHARTETLVQTLAIPRPAFMKGLAESDDFRMMVFASYGERLASLVGLIQELTFERVDVRLARYLLDHQHANRLLLSHQQLALALDSSEEVILRLLKEFEQRGWLLLHRGGIDIVQAKKLNFYIAEATA; this is encoded by the coding sequence ATGGCCAAGCAAGTTCAACTCTTTCAGCAGCAGATTCAGGACCTGGTCGGGCGCGAGGTGTTGCAGACCTCGGCATTGATTGAGGTGCCACCCGGCAAAAGTCTGTTTCAAAAAGGCGAGCGCTGTACCCAGTTCCTGCTGGTCGTAGCAGGCTCAGTCAAAGTCTACGGTGAGACGCCTGCCGGTCGGGAGGTGGTGCTCTATCACATTGGTGCGGGTGAAAGCTGTGTGCTGACCACCAGCTGCCTGCTCGGCGATCGCCATTACCCGGCCCATGCCCGCACTGAAACTCTGGTGCAGACCCTCGCCATCCCTCGTCCGGCTTTTATGAAAGGTCTGGCCGAGTCGGATGACTTTCGCATGATGGTGTTTGCCAGTTACGGTGAGCGGCTGGCCAGTCTGGTGGGGCTGATCCAGGAGCTGACCTTTGAGCGGGTGGATGTGCGTCTGGCGCGTTATCTGCTCGATCATCAGCATGCCAACCGTCTGTTGCTCAGTCATCAGCAGCTGGCATTGGCATTGGATTCCAGTGAGGAAGTCATCCTGCGTTTGTTGAAAGAGTTCGAGCAGCGGGGCTGGTTACTGCTGCATCGCGGCGGTATCGACATCGTGCAGGCGAAGAAGCTGAACTTCTATATTGCCGAAGCCACTGCCTGA